A genomic segment from Tuwongella immobilis encodes:
- a CDS encoding ParA family protein — protein MSARGYRLAIAGHKGGTGRTTAALALAWWWGQFGRQTQLLDCSSAGIIPRLAADAGGTDGWPGVRLTMAEIPPDGIAGEPFAVFAERMLVDCPNLTERSCAAVLARVDGVMLVCGADPLSFRTLGVAADRLAGARDANPKLESLGILLAMHDNQDSVQAAMLDGLRQRHGAWFLEPIIPIDSAMQGWPQQPGIPLPTGPASVAYRNLALRVDRWIATAIGRTHSVG, from the coding sequence TTGAGCGCACGCGGCTATCGATTGGCGATTGCGGGGCACAAAGGCGGCACCGGACGCACGACGGCGGCGTTGGCCTTGGCGTGGTGGTGGGGCCAATTCGGTCGCCAGACGCAGCTGCTGGATTGCTCGTCCGCCGGAATCATCCCCCGACTCGCCGCGGATGCCGGTGGAACGGACGGGTGGCCCGGCGTGCGATTGACGATGGCGGAAATTCCGCCGGATGGAATTGCAGGTGAGCCATTCGCGGTGTTTGCCGAGCGAATGCTGGTCGATTGTCCGAATTTGACGGAGCGGAGTTGCGCGGCCGTGTTGGCTCGAGTGGATGGGGTGATGCTGGTCTGTGGGGCCGATCCGCTCAGTTTCCGGACGTTGGGAGTTGCGGCGGATCGACTGGCGGGTGCCCGAGACGCGAATCCGAAACTAGAATCCCTTGGCATTCTGCTGGCGATGCACGATAATCAAGATTCCGTGCAGGCGGCCATGTTGGACGGCTTGCGGCAACGACACGGCGCGTGGTTTTTGGAACCGATCATTCCCATCGATTCCGCCATGCAGGGGTGGCCTCAGCAACCGGGTATCCCTCTCCCCACGGGGCCCGCCTCGGTCGCGTATCGGAATTTGGCACTGCGGGTGGATCGCTGGATCGCCACCGCCATTGGCCGCACGCATTCCGTGGGCTGA